The following are from one region of the Hymenobacter sp. YIM 151858-1 genome:
- a CDS encoding DUF1684 domain-containing protein, which translates to MKTLVFCVALLWVALGALPGLAQQHPTASGKLTAAAHAQAVAAYQQELNAEYRDSTRSPLPAPQRRAFKGLPFYPISHNYYVEARLVRDSTSAPFAMPTSTMRRPMYRKFGELHFTLQGKAMRLNVYQSLDLLKQPGYEDYLFVPFTDLTNGHGSYGGGRYLDLRIPRGNTVWLDFNRAYNPYCAYSPDYSCPVPPRENHLPVAVKAGVQSDH; encoded by the coding sequence ATGAAGACCCTTGTTTTTTGTGTGGCCTTATTGTGGGTGGCCCTAGGTGCTTTGCCCGGCCTGGCCCAGCAGCACCCAACAGCTAGCGGCAAGCTCACGGCCGCAGCGCATGCGCAAGCCGTAGCGGCGTATCAGCAGGAGCTCAATGCCGAGTACCGCGACTCTACCCGCTCGCCGTTGCCGGCGCCCCAGCGCCGTGCGTTTAAAGGCCTGCCGTTTTACCCCATCAGCCACAACTACTACGTGGAAGCCCGGCTGGTGCGCGACTCAACCTCGGCGCCGTTTGCCATGCCCACCAGCACCATGCGGCGGCCTATGTACCGCAAGTTTGGCGAGCTGCACTTTACGCTGCAGGGCAAAGCCATGCGCCTGAACGTGTACCAAAGCCTCGACCTGCTGAAGCAGCCCGGCTACGAGGATTACCTGTTCGTGCCCTTCACCGACCTCACCAACGGCCACGGCTCGTACGGTGGCGGCCGCTACCTCGATCTGCGCATACCTAGGGGCAACACCGTGTGGCTCGATTTCAACCGGGCTTATAACCCGTATTGCGCCTACAGCCCCGATTACTCGTGCCCCGTGCCGCCGCGCGAAAACCACTTGCCAGTTGCCGTGAAAGCCGGCGTGCAGAGCGACCATTAA
- a CDS encoding sugar phosphate nucleotidyltransferase has protein sequence MKAIIPVAGIGSRLRPHTHTQPKSLVPVAGTPILGHIIDRLVAVGIQDFVFVVGYLGEKVERYVRRCYPQLRAEFVVQEPREGIGHALWLARETFRHEQEPILIQLGDTIVDVDLQKIIEGPGTVLAVKEVKTPSSFGVVEIGVNGRVTKAVEKPRIPKSNFALVGLYRIENPAWLASALERIIEEDRRTHNEFYLTDALMLMIEQGAEMTTWSVESWFDCGRKDTLLEANARLLNRPAFLQASQEHEFPNTVIIPPVSIARDCHISNSIIGPNVAIGERTIIQDTILRNSIIGAYSELRTAVMHNCIVGSDASFRGLNHSLNIGDNTEIDYTATGD, from the coding sequence ATGAAAGCCATCATTCCCGTTGCGGGCATTGGGTCGCGCCTGCGGCCGCACACCCACACCCAGCCCAAGTCGCTGGTGCCGGTAGCGGGCACGCCCATACTGGGGCACATTATCGATCGGCTGGTGGCCGTGGGCATCCAGGACTTCGTGTTTGTGGTGGGCTACCTAGGCGAAAAGGTGGAGCGCTACGTGCGCCGCTGCTACCCCCAGCTGCGCGCCGAGTTTGTGGTGCAGGAGCCGCGCGAGGGCATCGGGCACGCCTTGTGGCTGGCCCGCGAAACCTTCCGGCACGAGCAGGAGCCCATCCTGATTCAGCTGGGCGACACCATCGTGGACGTGGACCTGCAGAAGATCATCGAAGGGCCCGGCACGGTGCTGGCCGTGAAGGAGGTGAAAACGCCCTCGTCGTTTGGGGTGGTAGAAATTGGCGTGAACGGCCGCGTAACCAAGGCCGTGGAAAAGCCGCGCATTCCCAAATCCAACTTCGCGCTGGTGGGCCTCTACCGCATCGAGAACCCGGCCTGGCTGGCCTCGGCCCTGGAGCGCATCATCGAGGAAGACCGCCGCACCCACAACGAGTTTTACCTCACCGATGCGCTGATGCTCATGATTGAGCAAGGCGCCGAAATGACGACCTGGAGCGTAGAAAGCTGGTTTGATTGCGGCCGCAAGGATACCCTGCTCGAGGCCAATGCCCGGCTGCTTAACCGGCCCGCGTTTTTGCAGGCCTCGCAGGAGCATGAGTTCCCGAACACGGTCATCATCCCGCCCGTGAGCATCGCCCGCGACTGCCACATCAGCAACAGCATCATCGGGCCGAACGTGGCCATCGGCGAGCGGACGATTATCCAGGACACCATTCTGCGCAACAGCATTATCGGGGCGTACAGCGAGCTGCGCACCGCCGTGATGCACAACTGCATCGTGGGCTCCGATGCTTCGTTCAGGGGGCTGAACCACAGCCTGAACATCGGCGACAACACCGAAATCGACTACACCGCCACCGGCGACTAA
- a CDS encoding 3'-5' exonuclease family protein: MRYVSLDLETTGGDPQRHQILELAAVIEDTKRLRPLPELPTFRRAVRHPEYVGTAGALALNARLLEELARKGPNAEVCTPDELVSQLQSFLLEHGFRPEESGRVVVTLAGKNVASFDLPFLKQLPGWGQLVRAEPATLDPAAFYLNWRKDTRLPTMSICKARARFDDHTVAHEAVADALDVIQLLRPFYELPVYKQVGEEPAEAPRAAEE, translated from the coding sequence ATGCGCTACGTTTCTCTCGACCTCGAAACCACCGGCGGCGACCCGCAACGGCACCAGATTCTGGAATTGGCCGCGGTTATCGAAGACACCAAGCGCCTGCGGCCGCTGCCGGAGCTGCCCACCTTCAGGCGGGCGGTGCGCCACCCCGAGTATGTAGGCACGGCCGGCGCGCTGGCACTGAATGCCAGGTTGTTGGAAGAGCTGGCACGCAAGGGGCCCAATGCCGAAGTGTGCACCCCCGACGAACTGGTTTCGCAGCTGCAGAGCTTTCTGCTGGAGCACGGCTTTCGGCCCGAAGAAAGCGGCCGCGTGGTGGTTACGCTGGCCGGCAAAAACGTGGCCTCCTTCGATTTGCCCTTCCTGAAGCAACTGCCCGGTTGGGGCCAGCTGGTGCGCGCCGAGCCCGCCACCCTCGACCCGGCCGCCTTTTACCTGAACTGGCGCAAGGATACCCGCCTGCCCACCATGAGCATCTGCAAGGCCCGCGCCCGGTTCGACGACCACACCGTGGCCCACGAAGCCGTGGCCGATGCCCTCGACGTGATTCAGCTGCTGCGGCCGTTTTACGAGCTGCCCGTGTACAAGCAAGTAGGCGAGGAGCCCGCCGAAGCGCCCCGCGCCGCCGAAGAGTAG
- a CDS encoding T9SS type A sorting domain-containing protein — MKQLLRSLAILWMLAALPVLPSRAQPGGAGFRADVEKYAVLHTVVVQPDGGYVVVGRQLAVGAEFTGHLARFRADGSLDTEFQRRLGVVDLGNVYSLGASVLAYPDGRLLLANSDGPTQITGPRGTRTGWLIRLLANGRVDSSFAAPNLELSVQAMALQPDGKLVVGGRSALGLPMVQRLLPNGALDAGFQTALRANRIMVDVVTTLAVQPDGKIVAGGSFLTPASGLVRLLPSGATDPAFDAAATKTANIQEIQLTPAGQLLVAGPGTTTLHGQMRGLHRLAPDGKPDPAFQAPAGYDFVTNGIGRLVLQLPADELLVFPYNHATVPAQRLLANGQPAPGFAADARWPLRVASAALDANGHALLVGTYRHSAGPQGTLLRMRPDGRLDSDFHPQLCEPGTVLNLQPHNGGVVLVGSFDKVQNQRAAGVARLLATGLLDTAFARRLPPLSGSPDQLAVQPGGRLVVGGLLQTWNPPTRYGIVALQPDGSLDLAFRAGLNLAMLHSLAAQPDGKLLIAGQAARLYAGREVARLWPDGSWDNTFAISATASDWLGSTTRLCLQPDGKLLAAGRRLLRLLPTGQLDVGFSTPTLDAYPALLARDMVVQPDGRILICGQVPDGFNQRGNLVRLLPSGAHDYTLTERSRADHFDARTVLPLPNQKLLLGGYWGNNSGLGGAYLGLYPLAADGQYDSDFELPEGSGAVLKMLLRPEGHLYLGGNFLTAPLLQQSLVRVDGPVTVTSGKQPVEDGLHVYPNPARQTLTVRWPSALRPQQVQLLDMAGRQVATLRPGGGTSTSLAVHQLRPGLYLLRLELVDAVLTRRVEVQ, encoded by the coding sequence ATGAAACAACTACTACGCAGCTTAGCTATACTATGGATGCTTGCGGCGCTGCCGGTGCTGCCGAGCCGGGCGCAACCGGGTGGGGCCGGCTTTCGGGCCGATGTGGAAAAATACGCCGTGCTGCACACCGTAGTCGTGCAGCCCGACGGCGGCTACGTGGTGGTGGGCCGGCAGCTGGCCGTGGGCGCGGAGTTTACGGGCCACTTGGCCCGCTTTCGGGCCGATGGCAGCCTCGATACCGAATTTCAGCGCCGCCTGGGCGTCGTCGACCTAGGGAACGTTTACAGCCTCGGGGCATCGGTGCTGGCTTACCCCGATGGCCGGCTGTTGCTGGCCAACTCCGACGGGCCGACGCAGATTACCGGCCCGCGCGGCACGCGCACCGGCTGGCTGATCCGGCTGTTGGCTAACGGGCGCGTCGACTCGTCGTTTGCGGCGCCCAACCTCGAGCTGAGCGTGCAGGCCATGGCCCTGCAGCCCGATGGCAAACTGGTGGTGGGCGGCCGTTCGGCGCTGGGGCTGCCCATGGTGCAGCGTCTGCTGCCCAACGGCGCCCTGGATGCCGGTTTCCAGACGGCGCTGCGCGCCAACCGGATAATGGTGGATGTGGTAACCACCCTGGCCGTGCAGCCCGACGGCAAGATTGTGGCCGGTGGCAGCTTTCTAACGCCGGCTAGTGGGCTGGTGCGGCTGTTGCCTTCCGGCGCCACCGACCCTGCCTTCGACGCGGCCGCCACCAAAACGGCTAATATCCAGGAAATTCAACTGACGCCCGCCGGCCAGCTGTTGGTGGCGGGCCCCGGCACCACCACGCTGCACGGGCAGATGCGCGGCCTGCATCGCCTTGCGCCCGATGGCAAGCCCGACCCCGCGTTTCAGGCCCCTGCGGGCTACGATTTTGTAACCAACGGCATTGGCCGGCTCGTGCTGCAACTGCCCGCGGACGAGCTGCTGGTGTTTCCGTACAATCACGCCACCGTGCCGGCGCAGCGCCTGCTCGCCAACGGGCAGCCTGCGCCAGGCTTTGCAGCCGATGCGCGCTGGCCCCTGCGCGTGGCCAGCGCGGCGCTCGATGCCAACGGCCATGCGCTGCTCGTTGGCACCTACCGTCACAGCGCCGGGCCGCAGGGTACCCTGCTGCGCATGCGCCCCGATGGCAGACTCGACTCGGATTTTCATCCGCAGCTTTGCGAGCCGGGTACCGTGCTCAACCTGCAGCCCCACAACGGCGGGGTAGTGCTGGTGGGCAGCTTCGATAAGGTGCAAAACCAACGGGCCGCCGGCGTGGCGCGGCTGCTGGCTACTGGCCTGCTCGACACCGCTTTTGCCCGGCGCTTGCCGCCCTTGAGTGGCAGCCCCGATCAGCTGGCCGTGCAGCCCGGGGGGCGCCTGGTGGTGGGGGGGCTGCTGCAAACCTGGAACCCGCCCACGCGCTACGGCATCGTGGCGCTGCAGCCCGATGGTAGCCTGGATTTGGCCTTCCGGGCCGGGCTCAATCTGGCCATGCTGCACTCGCTGGCCGCGCAGCCCGATGGCAAACTGCTGATAGCGGGCCAGGCCGCGCGCCTGTACGCAGGGCGCGAGGTGGCGCGGCTGTGGCCCGACGGCTCCTGGGACAACACGTTCGCGATTTCGGCCACGGCCAGCGACTGGCTGGGCTCCACCACGCGGCTGTGCCTGCAGCCCGACGGCAAACTGCTGGCGGCCGGCCGACGGTTGTTGCGCCTGCTGCCCACCGGGCAGCTCGACGTCGGCTTTAGTACGCCCACGCTGGATGCGTACCCGGCCCTGCTGGCGCGCGATATGGTGGTGCAGCCCGATGGCCGCATCCTGATTTGCGGGCAGGTGCCCGACGGGTTCAATCAGCGCGGCAACCTGGTGCGCCTGCTTCCCTCCGGCGCCCACGACTACACCCTGACCGAACGCTCCCGCGCCGACCACTTCGACGCGCGCACCGTGCTGCCGTTGCCCAATCAAAAACTGTTGCTGGGCGGCTACTGGGGCAACAACAGCGGCCTCGGGGGCGCCTACCTGGGGCTATACCCGCTAGCCGCCGATGGGCAGTACGACAGCGACTTTGAGCTACCCGAAGGCAGCGGCGCGGTGCTGAAGATGCTGCTGCGGCCCGAAGGCCACCTGTACCTAGGGGGTAATTTTTTAACGGCGCCCTTGCTACAGCAAAGCCTAGTTCGGGTGGACGGGCCGGTTACCGTGACCTCGGGAAAGCAGCCAGTTGAGGACGGCCTCCACGTGTACCCCAACCCGGCCCGGCAAACACTAACGGTTCGGTGGCCCAGTGCCCTCCGGCCCCAACAGGTGCAGCTGCTCGATATGGCCGGGCGGCAAGTAGCCACGCTGCGGCCCGGCGGCGGCACCAGCACCAGCCTAGCTGTGCATCAGCTTCGCCCCGGCCTCTATTTGCTGCGCCTGGAACTGGTCGATGCCGTGCTGACGCGCCGTGTAGAAGTGCAGTAA
- a CDS encoding FtsZ/tubulin family protein gives MAKLFLFGIGGTGSRVVRSLTMLLASGIQLPNCQQVVPIIIDPDAQNADMNRTVQMLQTYQQIYKRLGPRDEGFFKTDISTLSSISQDVNGSVKDTFVFDFGGINRSFRDYLGYNALPVESKALVEALFTQDNLESPLTIGFRGSPNVGSVVLNRIVESPELRFFADNFQQDDRVFFISSIFGGTGASGFPLLLKNLKDPNTRLSNARYLRDALTGAVTVMPYFALQSEDNQVIDSNNFLTKTKAALGYYENHLQGLDALYYLADTPDTPYDNQPGGQGQRNKAHIIELLAALSIVDFMHYTPDELRSNGPLHHEYGLGADTAEVQFQHLPDETKEQVAQHLTQLLYFTKYHRQHMGSDEAPYAKNLNLQYAQKNEPIFRQLDAFLHSSDFGVDAWLTELSQNRRAFRPFNLNTDDFNLMINGKPVETGFFSKGISRNYLLDALNSREKKVQDADNFRKLITLMYDVTDEAFRDKVKVV, from the coding sequence ATGGCTAAACTCTTTCTTTTCGGCATCGGCGGTACCGGCTCGCGCGTGGTCCGCTCGCTCACGATGTTGTTGGCCTCGGGCATTCAGCTGCCCAACTGCCAGCAGGTAGTACCCATCATCATCGACCCGGATGCGCAGAATGCGGACATGAACCGCACGGTGCAGATGCTGCAAACCTACCAGCAGATCTACAAGCGCCTCGGTCCGCGCGACGAAGGGTTCTTCAAGACCGACATCAGCACCTTGTCGTCGATCAGCCAGGATGTGAACGGCTCGGTGAAGGACACGTTCGTGTTCGACTTCGGGGGCATCAACCGCTCGTTCCGCGACTACCTAGGGTACAACGCTTTGCCCGTGGAGTCGAAGGCGTTGGTGGAGGCCCTGTTCACGCAGGACAACCTCGAAAGCCCGCTGACCATTGGTTTCCGCGGCTCGCCCAACGTAGGCTCGGTGGTGCTCAACCGTATTGTAGAGTCGCCGGAGCTGCGCTTTTTCGCCGATAACTTCCAGCAGGACGACCGGGTGTTCTTCATCTCGTCGATTTTTGGCGGCACCGGCGCTTCGGGCTTCCCGCTGCTGCTCAAGAACCTGAAAGACCCGAACACACGCCTGAGCAACGCCCGCTACCTGCGCGATGCCCTTACCGGCGCCGTAACGGTGATGCCCTATTTCGCGCTGCAGAGCGAGGACAACCAAGTCATCGACTCGAACAACTTCCTGACGAAAACCAAGGCGGCCCTAGGTTACTACGAAAACCACTTGCAGGGCCTCGACGCCCTGTACTACTTGGCCGATACGCCCGACACGCCCTACGACAACCAGCCCGGCGGCCAGGGCCAGCGCAACAAAGCGCACATCATCGAGCTGCTGGCGGCGCTGAGCATCGTGGACTTCATGCACTACACGCCCGACGAGCTGCGCTCGAACGGCCCGCTGCACCACGAGTACGGCCTGGGGGCCGATACGGCCGAGGTACAGTTCCAGCACCTGCCCGACGAAACCAAGGAGCAAGTGGCCCAGCACCTCACGCAGCTGCTGTACTTCACCAAGTACCACCGCCAGCACATGGGCTCCGACGAGGCGCCCTACGCGAAGAACCTCAACCTGCAGTACGCGCAGAAAAACGAGCCCATCTTCCGCCAGCTCGATGCCTTCCTGCACAGCTCCGACTTTGGCGTTGATGCCTGGCTGACCGAGCTGAGCCAGAACCGACGCGCGTTCCGCCCCTTCAACCTGAATACCGACGACTTCAACCTGATGATCAACGGTAAGCCAGTGGAAACGGGCTTTTTCAGCAAGGGCATTAGCCGCAACTACCTGCTCGATGCGCTGAACAGCCGCGAGAAGAAGGTGCAGGACGCCGACAATTTCCGCAAGCTCATCACGCTGATGTACGACGTCACGGATGAGGCCTTCCGGGACAAAGTGAAAGTGGTGTAA
- a CDS encoding LemA family protein: MKRLLLYFAGLVVLLSQSSCGYNTMVELDQKVQAQWANVQNSYQRRSDLIPNLVNTVKGAAKFEQQTLTQVVEARAKATSVQLRADQLTPENLKQFQEAQGQLSAGLGRLLAVAENYPDLKANANFQELQAQIEGTENRINVERQKFNDATNQYNTYIRSFPNNLFAGVFGFQAKPYFEADAAAQKAPTVNFE, translated from the coding sequence ATGAAACGCCTTCTCCTTTACTTCGCCGGCCTGGTGGTGCTGCTCTCGCAATCGTCGTGCGGCTACAACACCATGGTCGAGCTCGATCAGAAAGTGCAGGCCCAGTGGGCCAACGTGCAAAACAGCTACCAGCGCCGCTCCGACCTGATTCCGAACCTGGTAAACACCGTGAAAGGCGCCGCCAAGTTTGAGCAGCAAACCCTTACGCAAGTAGTGGAGGCCCGCGCCAAAGCCACCAGCGTGCAGCTGCGCGCCGATCAGCTCACGCCCGAAAACCTCAAGCAGTTTCAGGAAGCCCAGGGGCAGCTGAGCGCCGGCCTGGGCCGCCTGCTGGCCGTGGCCGAAAACTACCCCGACCTGAAGGCCAACGCCAACTTCCAGGAGTTGCAGGCCCAGATCGAGGGCACCGAAAACCGCATCAACGTGGAGCGCCAGAAGTTTAACGACGCCACCAACCAGTACAACACGTACATCCGCTCCTTCCCCAACAACCTGTTTGCGGGCGTGTTCGGCTTCCAGGCCAAGCCCTACTTCGAGGCCGATGCTGCCGCGCAAAAAGCCCCGACGGTCAATTTTGAATAA
- a CDS encoding TPM domain-containing protein: MTTRVLTQVWLRTYGLLLCLLLATAALGQNIPQRPTPPRLVNDLAGLLSPAEEQALEQKLLNYNDTTSSQFAIVTVPSLEGAEIADYGQKLFESWGIGQAQKNNGLLILVAQQERKVTIRTGYGLEGAIPDALAKRIISNVIVPAFKAERYYDGLDGAVDRLIALAAGEYQAEPRPTADYSDSSGSGWLFWVVIGVLVLIFLMRSRGGGGGGGGYRRSRGWGGGFFPPVIIGGGGGFGGGFGGGGFGGGGGGGFGGFGGGSSGGGGASGDW, from the coding sequence ATGACCACCCGTGTGCTTACCCAGGTTTGGCTGCGTACCTACGGGCTGCTGCTGTGCCTACTGCTGGCTACGGCAGCCCTGGGGCAAAACATACCGCAGCGGCCCACGCCGCCCAGGCTCGTAAACGACCTGGCCGGCCTGCTCTCGCCCGCCGAAGAACAGGCCTTGGAGCAAAAGCTCCTCAACTACAACGACACCACCTCCTCGCAGTTTGCCATTGTAACGGTACCTAGCCTGGAGGGCGCCGAAATTGCCGATTACGGCCAGAAGCTGTTCGAAAGCTGGGGCATTGGGCAGGCCCAGAAAAACAACGGCCTGCTGATTTTGGTGGCGCAGCAAGAGCGCAAAGTCACCATTCGCACAGGCTACGGCCTCGAGGGCGCCATTCCCGATGCCCTGGCCAAGCGCATCATCAGCAACGTAATTGTGCCTGCCTTTAAGGCCGAGCGCTACTACGATGGCCTCGACGGCGCCGTAGACCGCCTTATTGCCCTGGCCGCCGGCGAGTACCAGGCCGAGCCCCGCCCCACCGCCGACTACTCCGATAGCAGCGGCAGCGGCTGGCTGTTTTGGGTGGTTATCGGCGTGCTGGTGCTCATCTTCCTGATGCGCAGCCGCGGAGGCGGCGGTGGCGGAGGTGGTTACCGGCGCAGCCGCGGCTGGGGTGGTGGCTTCTTCCCGCCCGTCATCATTGGCGGCGGTGGCGGATTTGGCGGCGGCTTCGGTGGCGGTGGTTTTGGTGGCGGCGGAGGCGGCGGTTTCGGCGGCTTCGGCGGCGGCTCTTCGGGCGGCGGCGGCGCCTCCGGCGACTGGTAA
- a CDS encoding TPM domain-containing protein: MYSPITPQQEAALVEAIRKAELATSGEIRVHLEEECPTPEPMDRAAHVFGQLGMHRTAQRNGVLFYVAWASRQFAVIGDAGINAAVPDDFWERTKEVVLSYFRRQQYVQGLEQGIQLAGEQLRHYFPHNAATDQNELDNSISFGGPPKPPRS; this comes from the coding sequence ATGTATTCCCCCATCACGCCCCAGCAAGAGGCAGCACTCGTGGAGGCCATTCGCAAGGCCGAACTGGCTACGTCGGGCGAAATCCGGGTGCACCTCGAAGAAGAATGCCCCACGCCCGAGCCCATGGACCGCGCCGCGCATGTATTTGGGCAGTTGGGCATGCACCGCACGGCCCAGCGCAACGGCGTGCTGTTTTACGTGGCGTGGGCCTCGCGGCAGTTTGCCGTTATCGGCGACGCCGGCATCAACGCGGCCGTGCCCGACGACTTCTGGGAGCGTACCAAGGAAGTAGTGCTAAGCTATTTCCGGCGGCAGCAGTACGTGCAGGGGCTGGAGCAGGGCATTCAGCTGGCCGGCGAGCAGCTGCGCCACTACTTTCCGCACAACGCGGCCACCGACCAAAACGAGCTGGACAACTCCATTTCGTTCGGCGGCCCGCCGAAACCACCGCGCTCATGA